Below is a window of Candidatus Methanoperedens sp. DNA.
GTAGCCGATACGGCATGGGCGCAAGACTGGAAGAAAGCGATTGCAAGCCTGACCACACAAGAGAGAGGACGCCCTGATGTATCGCGCTCGCTGCATGTGGAAAAAGAAGAAAAGAAAATTGAACCGGCAATAGTAAAGCCCGTTATTGATCCGGTATTAAGGAAACTCGTGGATGAACGGATTGAAAAGATGTCATCAATTCTTGGAAATAAACAGGTAAGGCATGCATGGGAAAGAAAAGACGTTGAGACAGCCCTTGCAGAAATAAAGAAACGGATGAAAAAAGATGAAAAATGAATGATTCTGTAATCCTTAACTCAGCATATTTTATGTAATATCCAGATAAAATATCAACATAGCACAAACATCAGTAAATAATTATATAGCCCGGCATACGATTGTTCAATGACCTTAAATCCATTTGTGTTGCATATGTCAATCACTTCTTTTTCATCAAACCGTTCTTCGAAGGGAGGGCCAAAGTCCATTTCAATTTTTTCCCAGTCTATGATAACCAGTCGTCCACTCTTGCCAAGAACACGTTTTACTTCTTTTAATATGGACAATTTATCTCCAAGCTCATGAAAAACATTAACCATTAAAAGTAGGTCAACAGAATTATCAGGAAGCGGAATAAAAGATTCTCCAGAGAGAAGGGTTTCGATGTTTGTAATTTTTTCTTTTTTTATTTTATCCAGAAGGATGTCAAGCATTTCCTGCTGGATATCGAGTGCGAATACCTTTTTAACACGCTTTGATGCAGGAATGGAAAAAAATCCTGTGCCGCAACCCAGGTCTGCAATTACCATTTCTCCTGTCAGATGCAGCTTATCAAGGATAATCTCCGGATTTAAGATTTGCATTCTTCCAGGATCATCAAGAATAGCAGCTTTTTTTACATCGAATTTATGAACCATATTCTTATTTAGGATGAACGCGTATATGCTTAATGGTTTCTCTGCGGGCAAATAGAACTTTTGCGACCGTGTAGAGTTGATAAATAACGATTCATTTATATGACTTATTCTAAATATCATTTAAATAACGAAGATTATTTATAGGGTGAAAATACATTATAGATATTGTGTGATGGATCATTTTAATTTCAATATGTGAATTGATTGTATATCCAGAAGCATAGAGGTAATATAATATGAGGATTCGAGTAGTAAGTTCAAAAGAAGAAATTGAAACATTAGGGGCTGGGGAAAAAATAATTCATCTTGCTTTCAGGCCATCAAATAAGGATATTTTTGCACTGGTGCAAACATGCCCGAACGTTAAAGCAATTCATGTACCAAGTTCGTACATCAAGACTATTTCAGGTTCAACCAGGATGTTCCTGGAAATGCAGGGAATTTCCCTTCTTGAAGGGGATGTGTGGGGACACAGGAAAGACATCAATGAATACTCGGAAGTCAAACCAGCAGTATTCGACAGAATGGAAGAGCTTAAATCCGAAGGCCTGTCAGAATCAGCGGTACTTGACAGGCTTGGAAGAGAAACACGCCTCAGTAAAGATCTGTTAAAATTCCTGTTAAAAGAGAAGGGTAAAAAGAAATAAAAAATCTTTAAACCTTTTTTTCTATTTTTATCATCTTTTTCTGTATTTCATCAAGCAATTGCTCATCGCTTTTGCCTTCGATTGCAATTCCAAGATCTTTTGCAATGGTTTTGATCTTAGAGGGTGAATTTTCAGAAGGTTTACTTTCTTTGCCGGGTTTACCGATATCACTTAATTCATTCTCGATCTCATTCTTTCCTTTTTTGAATTCACCTGTAGCCTTGCCAAGTGACCTGGCAAGCTCAGGGATCTTGCTCGCACCAAACAGTACGATAACAATCAAAACAATTAATGCTATTTCAAATGGACCAAATGCCATAATTATCCTGCTATGTTTGAGGGGGTTTTTGTTTCTTTTGACCTGACCTTCAGGCGTATCTCTTCAACAAGCTGCTCGCTGGTCTTGTTTTGTACATCCAGGCCCATTTCAATCGCTAAATTGTGGATCTTTGTATCTTTCTCATCCATTGGTTCGCCAACTTTTTTTATTTCTCGTTCTGTTTCCATTTGTGCTTTCTTGAATTCGCCAGCTGCTTTTCCCAGCGATCTGGCTAATTCCGGAATTTTATCAGGACCGAAAAGAATTATAGCTGCAACTAATATCAAAATCATTTCAGAAGGTCCGATTAGTCCCATATATTAATCTTATTTGTTCAATACTTAAATCTTTGCATCGGTGATTATAATAACAATTGTAAGCATTATTTTAATAATTTAACAGAAATTAATATATGTATTATAGGGATATAATAGCTTCATCCGGCTATCAAACAAAAGAGGATTCAACATGGAAATAATTGAAGTCAAATGTAAAAACTGCCACAGGCAAATATACGTTCAGAATAATATCGTCAGAGAAAAGATGTTCTGTACACTGGGGTGCATGAATTCATATAAAGCACATTCTCAAAAAATGGAATCCAATTGAGGGTGTTTTTTTCCGGTTTCAAATTATTAGGTTCGATAATAGACTTATATAGGGAATTCTATTTTTTTATATATAATTATAAAATCTCTTTATTAAAAAGACGGCTTAATAGAAAATTATGGAAACCTGTAATTCATAGAAAATATTAACTTTTTGTAATGATATTTATTTAATTGCTTTTGGCCTCTGGAAATTATATTTTCTCAGTTTTCCGCCAGCTATTTGTCCGGCCACATCTGATAGGATTAACAGGGGGATTACAGTCCAGTTAAGTCCTGAGAATATTCTTAACAGTAGTACTAATGGCACAGGGATATGTATGGCCATTATCCATTTCCTGGAGAACTTTGCAGCGTTTCCCCGGATATACCCGAACGGGAGGTTAATTAAAAATACTGCTAACATTATTTCATTTATCGACATTGTATCGCTCCTATCCTTATCCAAATAAATTGAATTATCCTTATCCTATTATTTGTATGCAATCATTTGCTTATGTAGTTTGCGGTCAGGAAAAATTTCATTCCATGATATTTTTCAGGAATTCCAAACTTGCAGTTCCTTCTTCAACAGTCCTTGCCTCGGTAACAAACCTGCCTTTAAACCCTTTGAATTTCGGCATGACATCTTTCCATTTAATAGTCCCTTTTCCAAGCTCAAGATGTTCATCGCTTCTTCCTTTATTATCATGCAGGTGAACATGTATCACCTTTCCAAGGTCTTCCAGGAAATCAGAAACAAGGCCGTTCGTATTGGCATGCCCCATATCAAGCGTCAATCCTGCATTCTCACGGTCCAGGGATTCTATCATACCCAGTATCTCACCGGGCTGCCTGCCGAAAATCTGCTGCATGTTGGGCATATTTTCCACTCCGATCTTAATTCCAAAATCAGCCGCAAAATCACAAATCGCCCTTAAGCCTTCAATATTCTGCTGCCAGGCCATGTCAGGAAGCTGCATTCCCAAAGGTGAAAGATGGCCGGGATGAACCACAGCAAGCTCAATGAAATCCGATGCCCTTTCAAGACATTTTGTCATCTGTCTTATGCTCTCATTCCAGATAGGGTGGTTGAGGCTTCCAAGATTAAGGTCTGAGAACGGAAGATGAAGCGTAAGAACAAGGTCTGTTGTTTCGATGATGTTTTTTATCCGTGAAAGAGTCCCGTCATTAAGTTGCTGTTTTCCTTCACTTACCACTTCCCAGCCAGTGAACCCCAGTTCTTCAAGGCCATAAGCCCAGTCAAACGGGTTATTTACAAGAGCAAGGGATGAGAAACTAATTTTCATTGGGGGCTTATTTGCATTCATAATATAAGGAATTTGGCATAATTTATGATTTAAAAATCCAGTAGTTTACCCTGAAAGGACTACTTTCTCAACATAAAGATTCGTATCTCCCAGCGATGGAAAATATTTATCATTTTTCAGGCTTATACTTAAATAATGATTGCCTGCGGGCAGCGTGACCCAGGTGAATATCCTTGATATTGTTGACTTACTATCAATTCTTTCTTCATCGATTTGTATCCCGTCTATCTCGATGCTTGCATTAGGCCACCAGACACCTACCAATGGCACTGAAAATTTTGTTCCATATCCTGTAAATGAAATGCTGTATTTTAAGTCCTGGTTTGTGGAAAATTGCCCGGAGAGCTTATAACTTTCATTGGATATCCACTGGTTGAATTCCAGGACTATTGGTTTTTGCGTTATTGTCAGATGACCTGAACCCGGATTTAATCCAGGCGAGGTTGCAGTTATCAACGATGTTCCGAATAAACCCGAACTGATGGTCGCACTGGCTTTTCCTTTCACGGTTGTCAGATTCGATGCTGAGAGATTTCCAAGCGATGCTGAAAGATTTATGTTTATTCCATCGCCTTGTGCATCTCTTCCTTTTTTATCTTTTAACTTGATCAGGATTTGAGCGCTGGTAACTCCATCTGCAGGTATTGATCCGGGATTCAAGGAAATCCAGAGGTTATTAGGCAGGACTGTGGGGTCATAAGGATTTATATATGCATTTAAATTATCAGTCATATGAACCAGAGTATATTTTTCTTTCCAGATCGGATCATAAACCAGTTCGAATGTCAGTTCATAATTTCCTTTTTCGGAAAGAACAGCGCCATTTTGTAATCCCCCTATATCATTAACTATCCATCTGCCCCCATCAAGAAGTCCTTCGCGCAGCTCAATAAAATCATCAAGTGGTATTCTGGTTTTCCCATTTGCTCCACTGTAATAAATAACATTTCCTCTATCTGTAGTCATTCCATCAGGTGTATTTGTTATGTTAAGATCATTATCAGGGTCAGGGTCCACTCCAAAGGCAAGATAATCCACATCTTCCGGGATTGTTACCATAAGAGTACGGATATTTCCGGATGGTGAATCAGGATCAATCAGATTCCGTGCGCCTCCGCTTTGCATCGTGCCCAATGAAGCTTTTATTTCTCCTATCTGCTTTTCCATGATATTTGTTGTCACCCCTGGCCAGATATGCGAAAGTCCGATGGCTGTAACGGCTATGATCGCTGCTGTCAGGATAATATATACTACAAGTCTTATGGGAATATCAATAGAAGCGCTGTCGTCATTAAAAAAAGAGACCATATTTTTCGGTTCTAATACAGTTCGGGTTCATAAATTGTTTCATTGCAAATTCCTGATGCACTATTCTTAATATATTTATATATAGATTATATTTGTGTTCAGAAAACCTTAAATAACTTGGATTGTTTCGGAGACTCCCGGGTGACATAAATAGTGAAAAAAAGCGATGAAAAAAATAACAGTAGTATCAATTCGGATATTAACGGGCGTATTGAATACATAGACCAGAGTTTGAGAAGCGTCGATAACCGCATGCGTGCTGTTGAAAAACGTCTTTCGATCAAAACGTTCGTACCTGATGCTGAAATATCATCTCCAGAAAAAGATAGAAGTGTTGATAATATCCGGCAAAATGAAATAACAGAAAAATTACTGGAAATAGACCGCAAATTAGCCAGTCTCGAAAAAACAACTCATGAAACCCATGTTACTGATATCGGTTCTATTAACTCGCAGCTTTCATATATTGAGAGCAGGATATTGAAACTTGAGAAACATAATGAAATAACTATCGGTAAAATAAAAGTCCCTATTGAATTTTCGGGTCTTGCAGCCACAATAGTAATGTTCGCAACAGGATACCTTATATACAGCGATCACTGGAATATTATCCGGTCATCATATTATCCGATATTGGTTGGATTATTATTTGGGGCGGTCGTAACAGGGAAGTTCATAATGACTAACAGGAAATAGGTCATTTCACTATTTTGACCGCAAATTCATTGGCATAATCCTGAAAACCATTTGCTTTGACGTCAAGCCTGAGATAACCTTCTCCTGTTTCCAGATCAAAATCGGTTTTTTTGGATCTTAAGACCGCATATCCCTCATTGTTTGTCATATTTACCGCAGCAGCACCATGACCTGAAAGGACCACTCTTGCTTTATTGATATATGTACCATCTGTTGAATCAATAACTTCTACTGCCATGTAAATATCATCCGTATCATTAAAAGCAGATAATATGATCAGGTTACTGCTTTTCAAATCCGCATGTATGGGTTTTGGTATTGCATCCTCACCATTATCTATTATTGTAAGCATGGCTGCCAATCCGGCCATTCCCACTATTGTAAGAACCACTATTTTTACAGGAATTCCAATTGCCATTTTTTCCTTCAGTTACCGGGGAATATAAAATATAAAAGCAAATCTATTTTTGATATAGCTGGATTGCTTTTTCATCTTCATAGTCGTAAAAACCATTGGCCTTGGCAACGAGTTTCAACTCAACAGTCTTTTGGTTTGGCCTCATGGTAACTTTTGAGTTGTTTGCAGTCCCGAGTGTTATAATACCTTCACCGCGGCTGTTTGTCTGGTCTACACCAAATCCTCCGCCCCCGGTCAGGGTAACACTTGCTTTTTCGACAGGATTATTATTCTTGTCATAAACTTTGACATTGACCTTTACTTCGTATGTCCCGTCACCGCTCAGGGTAGCAACGCTTCCTTGCTGTACTGCTCCATCGTCAATTTTAATATCAATAATATCCACACTTAAATTCTCCTTGGATTTAGGAATTATTGATAACAGCGCAGCCAGCGCAACCATACCGACAACAAGCATAACGACTATATTTATAGGCAACTCGATTGCACGTTCATCTTTTTTCAAGTTTTTTAGTATCATAGCACCACTTTTTGCACAAACACAACATAACAATATTTAATATTATCTTAACTAAAATATTTGCATGAGTACAATAATAATTAGTTACATTTCTTGAGTATATTTGAACCATCAAAACGGCATTTTTTCTATCGGAGCGACCAGCTGCGGCGCAACAAAGAAATAAAGCAACAAAAGAGTAGCTATTACAACCAGAATATACACAGGTTTATTCCATTCCCATACTTTCCTGCCGTCAAATATCCCGAACGGGATCATATTAAAAAGCGCAAGTGTGATATTAACGATAACCCCGTATCTTCCGATCTCATACAATATCCCCTGTTCAGATAACAGGAGGAAAAAAAACAATCCGAGAATAAGGTTTGAAAGCGGCCCTGCAAGCGAGATGCGCCCGTTTTCCCTTATGCCTACATTCCCGCCATATATCATTACAGCACCCGGGGCTGCAAATAATATACTGAACTGGTATACAAGGACAAGCATCAGCAAAAGCATGATCGGGCTCATCCTGAACTCAGCCCATGAACCGTATCTTTGCGCTACGATCTTATGGCTCATTTCATGGATAATGAATGAAATCCCGACTGTAAATAACGAAATAACAAGAGGATTGAAAATACCATTAACAAGCTCTTCACTGGAAGGTCTTGTACCGGATTTAGACCATAACAGCAGGATCGCGAATGCGTAGGAAATGGCAAGCCATGAAATAATGATGTGGATTATTTCAGTATTGCTTGTGTGGATACTGCGCATACTCCTGATATGGACAGCACCTTTATGATACATCGAAAAATCCGGTTTCCCCTTTTGGACCTTATCCATACATGTAGATTGGATTTCTTTGCATTTAACTATTATCAATATATTTAAATTTCAACGATGCTTATTAGGTGTGATGTTACGACATATCATCTCAATGAAGGATTTTTCACATGATGAGATTGATATTATCCTGAAAAGGGCAAAGGATTTTGAACCAATAGCAAGAGGGAAAAAATCATCACTTCTGTCCGGTAAAATCCTTGCGACGCTTTTTTATGAACCCAGCACACGCACACGTTTGTCTTTTGAAACTGCAATGAAAAGGCTTGGCGGAGAGGTAATTGACCTGGGCCCGGTTGAAAAAAGCTCTGTTGCAAAAGGAGAAACCCTTGCAGATACTATCAGGGTAATAGGAAATTATGCCGATGCTATCGTATTGAGGCATCCGAGGGAAGGTTCAGCCAGAATGGCTGCGCAATTTTCAAATGTCCCGATATTAAACGCCGGAGACGGGGCAGGGCACCACCCGACCCAGACGCTTCTTGACCTTTATACGATAATGCGTGAGAGCAAACTCTCAAACCTGCGCATCGCACTTGTCGGAGATCTCAAGTACGGAAGAACAGTTCATTCACTTGCTTATGCTTTATCCATGTATCATGCAGATATGACCCTTATCTCGCCAAAGCAGCTACAGATGCCTGATATGATCAAGAAAGACCTGAAAAAGCAGGGCGCAAGCATCACCGAGACAACGAATATTGAGGATGTACTGGAGGATATTGATGTATTATATGTCACAAGGATCCAGAAAGAGCGCTTTCCTGACCCGGCAGAATACCAGAAAGTTGCGGGCATATACAGGGTGACTATGGAATTGCTTGAAAAGGCGCCCGATAATCTTATAATAATGCATCCTCTGCCGCGTCTTGATGAGATCGATCCTGCTGTTGACAGGACAAAATACGCGCGTTATTTTGAACAATCGTTTTATGGTATCCCTGTCAGGATGGCGCTTCTTGCAATGGCGATGGAGGTTTAGATGAAACGAAATGATGCTGAAAACAAAACCCCAGACGGTTCATTGAAGAAAGGGATGCGTGTGCGCCCTATCAAGCATGGGACTGTTATCGACCATATTACAGCAGGCCAGGCGCTAAATGTTCTGAAAATACTCGGAATATCAGGAACAACGACCGCTGTGGTCAGCGTTGCAATGAATGTTCCAAGCGGGGTCCTGGAAAAAAAGGATATTGTGAAAATCGAGGACAGGGAACTCAAAGAGACAGAAGTTGACAGGATTTCACTCATTGCGCCAAATGCCACTATAAATATCATCCGGGATTTTGAGGTAATCGACAAACACAGGGTTGAGCTTCCCGAACAACTTGAAGGCGTGATGAAATGCGATAATCCCAACTGCATTTCCAACACTGTTGAGCCTGTTATTTCGAAATTCACCGTAAATAAAAAACCTGTGGAACTCCGGTGTATTTACTGCGACCATGTGATTTCCGAGGGGATTGCAGAGCACCTGATTTAATGCAAACTTTAATCTAAGGAAAAGTTCAATTTGAGTCCATGGACGAGAATACGATAAACAGGACAAAAGCTGCAATTAATGCTCTCATTGATATAGAGCAGTTGTGGATCGAAAATACTCCTAATTATAACCTTTCCACACAAGAACTGCTTATCCTGAAGAAAAGGCTTGAGCGGGCATCAGAGAATGTTTCCAGGATATACGAGGATAATAAGGTAAAATTGCAGGCTGCTGAAGACGAGATCAAAAAGATGCATGAAGGTAAAAAAAGAAAGTAAATAAAATATCAAAATTCATGCTTGAATCAAACCATACCAGTTATATTTTATTATATAGCCTATTTTCAGATTTTACTTATAATATATAGTGAATATATTTATAAGTTATGGGGTACTTCTGGATAATAACCTTTAAAGAGGTAAATATGATGGTCGAAATGAATACAAAATGCAAAACAACAACAGATTAATACAAGAGGATACAATAAAAATTTTGGAGGAATATTATGGAATCGGTTAGTGCACATGAATCAGTAATAAAAATGCATAATATATTGCATAAAGATAATGTAACGAACACTTTTGATAGGGCCCAGGCTCAGGGAAAACGCTGTACATTCTGCGAACAGGGTATAAGCTGCCAGCTTTGCAGCAACGGCCCATGCAGAATAAAGCCAGGAGCACCCCGCGGGGTTTGCGGCATAGATGCCGATGGCATGGCAATGAGGAACTTGCTGTTCCTGAACACCATGGGTACAACAGCATATACTCACCATGCAAAAAGCGTAGCAAAAACACTCAAAGCAACCGCACAGGGTAAAACGCCTTTCCAGATAAAGGACGAAGCAAAGCTTAGAAGTTTTGCAGAAAAGATGGGGATAAGAATACAGGGAAGCACAAAAGATACTGCAATTGCTCTTGCAAACGAGATTACTGCGCAAATAAACTCCGATTCTGACATCGAGCTTTCAAACGTCCTGAGATTTGCCCCGAAGTCAAGAATAGAAGCCTGGAGAAAACTTGGAGTACTTCCCGGAGGACCACTTCATGAGGTTATGGATGCTACCACAAGTGCGATGACAAATATTGATGGCGATTACGTTTCACTTGCAAAAAAGGCATTGCGTCTTGGTATTTCCTGCATTTACGGCTCACAGGTACCGCTTGAGATGACACAGGACATCCTGTTTGGAACGCCACAGCCTCATGCGGTCAATGTGGATCTTGGAGTTATCGACCCGGCTTACGTAAATATTGCTGCAAATGGTCATGAGCCTTTCATTGGCGTGGCTCTTATCAAAGCTGCCCATGAGACAAAAAACCAGGATGCTGCGAAGAAAGCAGGAGCAAATGGGCTCCACATTATCGGTTCAATCGAAACAGGCCAGGAGCTTATCCAGAGATTCCCGATCGATGATGTATTCGTGGGAATGATCGGGAACTGGCTATCTATCGAACCCGCGCTTGCAACAGGCGGCATCGATGTTTTCGCCATGGATATGAACTGTTCTCCTCCGGGAATGGGCGAATACCAGGAAAAATACAACACCAACCTTATTTCGGTTTCAAACCTGGTTAATGTTCCGGGCATGAAAGACCAGATAATCTATAAACCGGAAGATGCAGCAGACCAGGCGCAGAAACTCATAGATATCGCAATTGGGAACTTCAGGGATAGAAAAGGAAAGGTTACAAACCCATCAGGCAAAAAACAGAACGCTATAATCGGTTTCTCGACGGAGGCATGTCTTGGGGCACTCGGCGGCACACTTGCCCCGCTTCTTGATGTTATCAAGAAGGGGACTTTAAAAGGAGTCGTAGCGCTTGTGAGCTGCACAACGCTGCATGACAGCGGCCAGGATGTAAATACTTTGAAAATGGCCCGCGAACTTATCAAACGGGACATACTTGTCATCAGCGCAGGATGCGGAAATGCTGCACTTCAGGTCGGTGGACTTACAACTCTTGAAGCAAAGCAGGAAGCAGGACCGGGTCTTAAGGCTGTATGTGAATTACTCAAGATCCCGCCTGTCCTGAGCTTTGGTACATGCACGGATACAGGAAGAATCACGCTTCTTGTGACGGCAGTCGCTGATGCTCTGGGTGTTGACCCCTCCCAGCTTCCGGTTGCAGTCACGGCGCCGGAATATATGGAACAGAAAGCCACGATCGATGCATTATTTGCCCTGGCTTTCGGACTTTATACACACGTAGCGCCCCTGCCTCCGGTTGCAGGTGCTCCACGCCTCGTGAAACTCCTTACCGTAGACCTTGAAGGAATCACTGGCGGAAAGGTTGCTGTAGAAACAGACATGGTTGAAGCGGCAAAAGGCATAGAATCACATATCATGAAGAAACGGTCTGCACTGGGATTGCCTGCGTAAAAGACACATCCCACAGATTAATAAATGGTGTGCCAGCCTCCTGGCGCACCATATATTTATGGCATGCAACAAAAGGAAAATCATTTCAGATAAATTCTTTGATTTTTTCCAGAACGAGAATAGCATCCTGATGTTTTATATCAACTTCATTCAGTTTAATAAAATCAAGTAGTTTTTTCTTTTCAATTCCTGAGATAATTCCATTTTTCTCGCTTTCGAATACGACATGCTGGTAATTCCTGTCAGGATAGAATAACTTCCGGGCGATCCCGATAATAGCAGCTGCCTGTACCGGGTCTATAACTGCCGCATTTTTTGCAGCTTCAACTGTCATCCTGATATTAACAAGCGGAATTGAAAGCGCTTCATTTGATTCTGCATCAAAAGTAACAGCAACCTCGTCATCCGATTCAATAATCCCGTTCTTATACATCTCGAAAACTTTTCCTACACCTATCATGCCATAGGTTTCAAGCTCAGAAGACCTGAGTGCCCCCATACTTCCTCCTCCGACAATGATTATCCCACTTTTTAAGGCTTCAATTATTTCGCGATGAGCTACTGCCGCATTATCAAAAAAAACACCGTCAATTATCCCGATTATTTCCGGGGGTGACGCAAGAATACGTCTGAGATCATGGCGCTTCACAGGCGCACGATAATCAGCATCCAGTATTTTTCTTGCGTCGCTGTGGCTTATGCTTGTTCCTGTATACACCACAGGCTTCATTTAGCCACTCTCTTCTTCCTTTTCTTGATACGGTCCCCTTTTCTTTCACGGTCAAGCGTATAAAGTTCAAACATCGGGATTATCGCCCTTACTACTGGTATATCAACGCCTCTTGAAAGATTTACGATTATCGCGCCATCGGCTATATTATCAAGCCGCTCTAAAACTGTTTTTATGTTGGCAGCAGGCGTATTACTTGAGCTGTCCTCCAGCTCATCCATGTGGATTTTATCAAGATCTTCATACCAGTAGCTGTTCATTCGTTTCATGTGATCATAGCCAAAGGTTCTTACAACCTGTTCACGGTCAGTATCCTCGCGTGCTCCGTGTATCTGTACGACCCTGCTTTGCGCAGCTTCTGTCAGCGCCCTCGTGACCGCAATTTCAGGTGTCAGATGCGAACCAGCTCCCATAACAAGAAGAGCCGGGTCTTTAAGGACTGTATCATCAAGCGCTGTTACGACAGTTGGAATGTCAATATCGGAATCAAGCAGCCAGATCTTTACGTTAATTCCAGCAGCTTCCAGTTTTGTTTTAAGTGTATAATTCAGTCCGTCTTTTTCGGTAAGCACTATTTCTTTTCCGGGGTTCCGGGTATATTCAGCTATACTCAGTGAATCCCTTTCTATAACTTCAAGCAACCCATGAAGTATCGCTTCCTCTATAGTATTTCCCGAAGCCAGGCCGTTGGTATTGCTCCGGAACAGCTTATTTCCGCCCTGTGGCTCATAGGGATGGAAAACCGCATTTGCAGGAACGAAAACTTCGACATCGTTTAAAATGTCATCCCCCATGATCCATTCAAGTTTTGTGAATTCAGCAACTGGCTGTGGAAGAAGGAGCGCATCAGGGTACAGTGTCGGATAGCTCTCACACAGTGATTCGTATGAATCTGTAACCGTTTCTGTTTGCAGCTTGACGCCGCTGAGATTTACGCTTACCTCAGGCTGCTCGGCAAGGCAGCGCTCAAAACTTTCCATTATCGCAGATATCCTGGCATTTGTCTCTGTTGCGCCTTTTCCAGAGTAAATGGATATCGCACCTGCGGCCGCACTTGGCCTGATAGCCGAGAAAACAGGTATACCAACACGGTCAAGGTCAGTGATATTTGCAATTCTGGTCACACCTATCCTGGGAAGAAGCTTTGTAGTATTTGACAGTGTGGTTTCAGGATCAAATACGCGCTGTGTGCCTTCAAGATATTTGATATTCGGATCTATTTTTATAGCGCTCATTTCTAATTTCGGATTTGATAAGGATTATGCAAATTCTCAGTACGTTTTGGTAATATAAAAAAGTAGGGCATGGATTTCTTTAATGTTAAATGTAAACCGGATTTCAAACCATAAACCTTATCCTATTTCAGTTCCTCTGCGACGACTGGCATGCATATAAAAAACAACCTAAGAACCACAAAACCCAA
It encodes the following:
- a CDS encoding methyltransferase domain-containing protein, with product MIFRISHINESLFINSTRSQKFYLPAEKPLSIYAFILNKNMVHKFDVKKAAILDDPGRMQILNPEIILDKLHLTGEMVIADLGCGTGFFSIPASKRVKKVFALDIQQEMLDILLDKIKKEKITNIETLLSGESFIPLPDNSVDLLLMVNVFHELGDKLSILKEVKRVLGKSGRLVIIDWEKIEMDFGPPFEERFDEKEVIDICNTNGFKVIEQSYAGLYNYLLMFVLC
- a CDS encoding DUF1699 family protein, with protein sequence MRIRVVSSKEEIETLGAGEKIIHLAFRPSNKDIFALVQTCPNVKAIHVPSSYIKTISGSTRMFLEMQGISLLEGDVWGHRKDINEYSEVKPAVFDRMEELKSEGLSESAVLDRLGRETRLSKDLLKFLLKEKGKKK
- a CDS encoding twin-arginine translocase TatA/TatE family subunit; protein product: MAFGPFEIALIVLIVIVLFGASKIPELARSLGKATGEFKKGKNEIENELSDIGKPGKESKPSENSPSKIKTIAKDLGIAIEGKSDEQLLDEIQKKMIKIEKKV
- a CDS encoding twin-arginine translocase TatA/TatE family subunit, whose translation is MGLIGPSEMILILVAAIILFGPDKIPELARSLGKAAGEFKKAQMETEREIKKVGEPMDEKDTKIHNLAIEMGLDVQNKTSEQLVEEIRLKVRSKETKTPSNIAG
- a CDS encoding sugar phosphate isomerase/epimerase, encoding MKISFSSLALVNNPFDWAYGLEELGFTGWEVVSEGKQQLNDGTLSRIKNIIETTDLVLTLHLPFSDLNLGSLNHPIWNESIRQMTKCLERASDFIELAVVHPGHLSPLGMQLPDMAWQQNIEGLRAICDFAADFGIKIGVENMPNMQQIFGRQPGEILGMIESLDRENAGLTLDMGHANTNGLVSDFLEDLGKVIHVHLHDNKGRSDEHLELGKGTIKWKDVMPKFKGFKGRFVTEARTVEEGTASLEFLKNIME
- a CDS encoding carboxypeptidase regulatory-like domain-containing protein → MILKNLKKDERAIELPINIVVMLVVGMVALAALLSIIPKSKENLSVDIIDIKIDDGAVQQGSVATLSGDGTYEVKVNVKVYDKNNNPVEKASVTLTGGGGFGVDQTNSRGEGIITLGTANNSKVTMRPNQKTVELKLVAKANGFYDYEDEKAIQLYQK
- the pyrB gene encoding aspartate carbamoyltransferase, translated to MLRHIISMKDFSHDEIDIILKRAKDFEPIARGKKSSLLSGKILATLFYEPSTRTRLSFETAMKRLGGEVIDLGPVEKSSVAKGETLADTIRVIGNYADAIVLRHPREGSARMAAQFSNVPILNAGDGAGHHPTQTLLDLYTIMRESKLSNLRIALVGDLKYGRTVHSLAYALSMYHADMTLISPKQLQMPDMIKKDLKKQGASITETTNIEDVLEDIDVLYVTRIQKERFPDPAEYQKVAGIYRVTMELLEKAPDNLIIMHPLPRLDEIDPAVDRTKYARYFEQSFYGIPVRMALLAMAMEV
- a CDS encoding aspartate carbamoyltransferase regulatory subunit, translating into MKRNDAENKTPDGSLKKGMRVRPIKHGTVIDHITAGQALNVLKILGISGTTTAVVSVAMNVPSGVLEKKDIVKIEDRELKETEVDRISLIAPNATINIIRDFEVIDKHRVELPEQLEGVMKCDNPNCISNTVEPVISKFTVNKKPVELRCIYCDHVISEGIAEHLI